In Prunus dulcis chromosome 1, ALMONDv2, whole genome shotgun sequence, the following are encoded in one genomic region:
- the LOC117615067 gene encoding UDP-glycosyltransferase 75C1-like: protein MVQHRFLLVTFPAQGHINPSLQFAKHLVRTTGAHVTYVTSLSAQSRIGNGSTPHGLTYSLYSDGYDNGFKDGDDVDHYMSELRRCGAQAITDLIVSSAKEGRPYTCLIYTILLPWAAEAARELHLPSVLLWIQPATVFDIYHYYFSGYKDLIRKSTSTTHPNGALCSIELPGLPLSLASRDLPSFMVDSNPYGFALPLFEEQFELLERETKPIILVNTFDALEPEALKAIDKYNLIGIGPLIPSTFLDGKDPSDKSFRGDRFQKSEDSSYIEWLNSRPEGSVVYVSFGSISVLSKPQMEEIAKGLLDSGRPFLWVIREKEGSNGRDKEAEKEEEKLSCREELEELGKIVPWCSQVEVLSSPSLGCFVTHCGWNSSLESLVSGVPVVAFPQWTDQGTNAKLIEDTWKTGVRVTPNDEGIVAGEELKRCLELVMGSGEIGEELRRNAKKWKGLAREAVSEGGSSDRNLKAFLDQIE, encoded by the coding sequence ATGGTGCAACACCGGTTCCTCCTCGTGACATTTCCGGCCCAAGGCCATATCAACCCTTCCCTCCAGTTCGCAAAGCATCTCGTCCGCACTACTGGGGCACATGTCACGTATGTCACGAGCCTCTCTGCCCAGAGCCGCATAGGGAATGGCTCAACTCCTCATGGCTTGACCTATTCGCTCTACTCTGACGGCTACGACAATGGATTCAAAGATGGCGATGATGTCGACCACTACATGTCAGAGCTTAGACGTTGCGGCGCACAAGCGATCACTGACCTTATTGTGTCTAGTGCAAAGGAGGGCCGCCCCTACACTTGCCTAATCTACACAATACTTCTCCCTTGGGCCGCTGAAGCGGCGCGTGAGCTCCACCTCCCATCCGTGCTCTTGTGGATTCAGCCAGCCACTGTTTTTGACATCTACCACTATTATTTTAGCGGTTACAAAGACCTCATCCGGAAGAGTACTAGTACTACTCATCCTAATGGCGCTTTATGTTCAATAGAATTACCAGGACTGCCGCTATCCCTCGCCAGCCGTGACCTTCCCTCTTTCATGGTAGATTCAAATCCGTACGGTTTCGCGCTTCCCTTGTTTGAAGAGCAATTTGAGCTGCTCGAGCGAGAAACCAAGCCCATCATTCTGGTGAACACGTTCGATGCGCTGGAGCCAGAGGCCTTGAAAGCAATTGACAAGTACAATCTGATTGGAATCGGGCCATTGATTCCATCTACTTTCTTGGACGGCAAGGATCCATCTGACAAGTCATTCCGCGGCGATCGTTTCCAAAAATCAGAGGACTCTTCGTACATCGAGTGGCTGAACTCAAGGCCCGAAGGGTCCGTGGTTTACGTGTCGTTTGGAAGCATTTCCGTTCTGTCGAAGCCCCAGATGGAGGAAATCGCGAAAGGATTGCTGGACAGCGGGCGCCCGTTCTTGTGGGTGattagagaaaaagaaggaagcaATGGACGAGATAAGGAGGCTgagaaggaggaagagaaacTGAGCTGCAGAGAGGAGTTGGAAGAGCTTGGAAAGATAGTGCCATGGTGTAGCCAAGTGGAGGTTTTGTCAAGCCCTTCGTTGGGTTGTTTCGTGACACATTGCGGGTGGAATTCAAGCTTGGAGAGCCTGGTTTCTGGGGTGCCTGTGGTGGCGTTTCCTCAGTGGACGGACCAAGGGACCAATGCCAAGCTGATTGAGGACACATGGAAGACTGGAGTTAGGGTGACACCAAATGATGAGGGGATTGTGGCAGGTGAGGAGCTCAAGAGGTGCTTAGAATTGGTCATGGGAAGTGGGGAAATTGGTGAAGAGTTGAGAAGAAATGCTAAGAAATGGAAGGGTTTGGCAAGAGAGGCTGTGAGTGAAGGTGGGTCTTCTGATAGGAATCTAAAGGCTTTCTTAGATCAGATAGAATGA